A genomic window from Triticum urartu cultivar G1812 chromosome 7, Tu2.1, whole genome shotgun sequence includes:
- the LOC125519617 gene encoding uncharacterized protein LOC125519617, which produces MGTWRARPRRRELEGGRQQVKHRRRRARCSGSFLYRCPPCGFDMHPTCRRLPQVVRSAQHTYPAHDLTLVVADGCCAACNKGVGRASYYRCTTCNIDLHVSCAAAASNNNSAHEAEIALQAEIVRTRIAAQGRRAALDLLISPAYTVRREYF; this is translated from the exons ATGGGAACTTGGCGTGCTCGACCTCGGCGAAGGGAACTGGAAGGAGGCCGGCAACAGGTGAAGCACCGGCGGCGGCGCGCAAGATGCAGCGGATCCTTCCTCTACCGCTGCCCACCATGCGGGTTTGACATGCACCCGACCTGCAGGCGGCTGCCCCAGGTTGTGCGCAGCGCGCAGCACACGTACCCGGCGCACGACCTCACACTGGTCGTCGCCGATGGCTGCTGTGCCGCGTGCAACAAAGGCGTGGGGCGGGCATCGTACTATCGTTGCACAACGTGCAATATTGACTTACACGTCTCATGTGCAGCGGCCGCCAGCAACAACAACAGCGCTCATGAAGCTGAAATAGCCCTTCAGGCTGAGATTGTACGAACAAGGATCGCAGCCCAGGGTAGACGCGCCGCGCTGGACCTGCTGATCAGCCCTGCAT ATACGGTACGGAGAGAGTACTTCTAG